From Perognathus longimembris pacificus isolate PPM17 chromosome 4, ASM2315922v1, whole genome shotgun sequence, one genomic window encodes:
- the LOC125350095 gene encoding glutenin, high molecular weight subunit PW212-like, which yields MGAEEHCVRAEEHSVGAEEHGRAGSFPRRHAGAVMEALGRASATPPPGAPAQDRPRGEDSAGRARAGGRHGTEPPLAVLKTGTADGAGRGLGPPSRDRSTLGTTALLGWAVVESGRARLKVPAASLLPHRVPPPRRRAARDGLPRGRLCAWATGPSPPRGDAAPTGAVGWSGGAWHGLPGPSATTGGSWGPGCRLARQALPGGVDAGLPKREKPSVLSPTLLGLPSDAASPRCALPSHREHRREAAGFDERPTVLSFHARLGNLPATARRPCPSGVGASPGVSSELTCGQEQALPAEGSSPGVSGELTRGQEQALPAEGSSPGVSGELTRGQEQALPAEGASPGVSSELTRGQEQALPAEGSSPGVSGELTRGQEQALPAEGSSPGVSSELTHGQGQALPAEGSSPGVSSELTRGQEQALPAEGSSPGVSSELTHGQGQGLPAEGASPGVSSELTPGQEQALPVEGSSPGVSSELIWGQEQALPAEGSSPGVSSELTRGQEQALPAEPAARRPRPSSRLGGNRGVFSVPRRSDSRRDPGAAPLCASTRACGERGQERAEGLAQPRGRPGGGQPGPLAEPLGAGASAWPPLTRGTRGGGSSREEEEEEDSEAAGPSGPRAAVPARGSLLRRAPSSAFLWHSQPNDDVPKDGSTREPRRGPHSSARHLSAHPFTPLSVCPGICPDSPSRDPVARRHLLGSRDSGRPSPGGGARRSLQALDKRTNSPDPSPSSRGARGPLVNGNQEGNGGPVNGNQEGNGGPVNGNQEGNGGPVNGNQEGNGGPVNGNQEGNGGPVNGNQEGLFHAEDCSKEKIPVGEGRKPCREGKLRIRLVGLPRSSVDAPSILHTRRIGGVASRSLFLQLRSGLECDGNRYTSDEDAWLGPEPLALCGQLEKRIQQQNTGKRPVLPSAPVSRGFPTLSRGTSEDSGRRMPSAGRRRRPLPSPRPPHTVPAHPERRARRPKPDAPVEPMRRRKSGLGLRLEPWLAVATGPSPWVSVLPEVAA from the exons ATGGGAGCCGAGGAGCACTGTGTCAGAGCCGAGGAGCACAGCGTCGGAGCCGAGGAGCACGGCAGAGCGGGGAGCTTCCCGAGGCGGCACGCGGGCGCTGTCATGGAGgccctggg TCGTGCTTCCGCCACGCCGCCGCCTGGTGCCCCAGCCCAGGACCGACCCCGGGGCGAGGACTCGGCCGGGCGGGCCCGCGCGGGGGGCCGGCACGGGACAGAGCCCCCCTTGGCGGTTCTGAAGACCGGAACCGCGGACGGCGCGGGCAGAGGACTTGGGCCTCCCTCTCGGGACCGCTCCACCCTGGGAACCACAGCACTTCTTGGTTGGGCG GTGGTTGAGTCGGGCCGGGCCCGGCTGAAGGTCCCCGCGGCCTCTCTCCTG CCCCACcgtgtcccccctccccgccggcgAGCCGCTCGGGACGGGCTCCCCCGGGGCCGGCTGTGTGCGTGGGCGACGGGCCCTTCTCCTCCCCGGGGCGACGCAGCCCCCACGGGCGCTGTGGGCTGGAGTGGGGGTGCGTGGCACGGGCTGCCCGGGCCTTCGGCCACCACCGGGGGCTCCTGGGGTCCTGGCTGCCGCCTGGCACGCCAGGCGCTTCCCGGTGGCGTGGACGCCGGCCTTCCGAAGCGGGAGAAACCGTCCGT GCTGTCTCCCACCCTGCTGGGGCTGCCCTCGGACGCCGCGTCTCCCCGCTGTGCTCTCCCGAGTCACCGGGAGCACAGGCGGGAGGCAGCGGGCTTTGATGAACG CCCAACAGTATTGAGTTTCCACGCGCGGCTGGGCAATCTCCCTGCCACAGCGAGACGGCCCTGCCCCTCAGGGGTGGGCGCGAGTCCCGGGGTCTCCAGCGAGCTGACCTGCGGGCAGGAGCAGGCGTTACCGGCTGAGGGTTCGAGTCCCGGGGTCTCCGGTGAGCTGACCCGCGGGCAGGAGCAGGCGTTACCGGCTGAGGGTTCAAGTCCCGGGGTCTCCGGCGAGCTGACCCGCGGGCAGGAGCAGGCGTTACCGGCTGAGGGCGCGAGTCCCGGGGTCTCCAGCGAGCTGACCCGCGGGCAGGAGCAGGCGTTACCGGCTGAGGGTTCGAGTCCCGGGGTCTCCGGTGAGCTGACCCGCGGGCAGGAGCAGGCGTTACCGGCTGAGGGTTCGAGTCCCGGGGTCTCCAGCGAGCTGACCCATGGGCAGGGGCAGGCGTTACCGGCTGAAGGTTCGAGTCCCGGGGTCTCCAGTGAGCTGACCCGCGGGCAGGAGCAGGCGTTACCGGCTGAGGGTTCGAGTCCCGGGGTCTCCAGTGAGCTGACCcacgggcaggggcaggggttaCCGGCTGAGGGTGCGAGTCCCGGGGTCTCCAGTGAGCTGACCCCCGGGCAGGAGCAGGCGTTACCGGTTGAGGGTTCGAGTCCCGGGGTCTCCAGCGAGCTGATCTGGGGGCAGGAGCAGGCGTTACCGGCTGAAGGTTCGAGTCCCGGGGTCTCCAGTGAGCTGACCCGCGGGCAGGAGCAGGCGTTACCGGCTGAGCCCGCGGCCCGCAGACCCCGTCCGTCCTCCCGCCTGGGTGGGAACCGCGGCGTCTTCTCC GTTCCCCGGCGGTCAGACTCGCGGCGGGACCCCGGAGCAGCACCACTCTGCGCTTCCACGCGCGCGTGCGGCGAGAGGGGGCAGGAGCGGGCCGAGGGGCTTGCCCAGCCGCGGGGGCGGCCCGGGGGTGGGCAGCCGGGGCCCCTGGCCGAGCCGCTGGGGGCGGGCGCGTCCGCGTGGCCCCCTCTCACCCGCGGCACCCGCGGTGGCGGTTCTtcccgggaggaggaggaggaggaggactcggAGGCCGCCGGGCCCTCGGGGCCCCGCGCCGCGGTTCCCGCCCGAGGCTCTCTCCTGCGCCGTGCTCCCTCCTCGGCCTTTCTTTGGCACTCACAGCCCAACGATGACGTGCCCAAAGACGGCTCCACCAGGGAGCCGCGCCGGGGCCCCCACTCTTCTGCCCGTCACTTGTCCGCACACCCATTCACacctctgtccgtctgtccagGCATTTGTCCAGACAGTCCTTCCCGAGACCCCGTCGCTCGACGGCATCTGCTGGGTTCTAGAGATTCGGGACgccccagcccgggggggggggctcgccgTTCCCTGCAGGCGTTGGACAAACGCACAAACAGCCCCGAT CCGAGTCCTTCCTCTCGCGGGGCCCGTGGGCCGCTGGTCAACGGGAACCAAGAGGGAAACGGAGGCCCGGTCAACGGGAACCAAGAGGGAAACGGAGGCCCGGTCAACGGGAACCAAGAGGGAAACGGAGGCCCGGTCAACGGGAACCAGGAGGGAAATGGAGGCCCGGTCAACGGGAACCAAGAGGGAAATGGAGGCCCGGTCAACGGGAACCAAGAGG GCCTGTTCCACGCGGAGGACTGCTCTAAGGAGAAGATCCCGGTTGGAGAGGGCCGGAA GCCTTGCCGGGAGGGGAAGCTGCGGATCCGCCTCGTCGGGCTTCCTCGCAGCTCCGTGGATGCCCCGAGTATCCTGCACACGAGGAGGATAGGAGGCGTTGCCTCTCGGTCTTTATTTCTACAACTACGGTCGGGTTTAGAATGCGATGGGAACCGGTACACGTCGGATGAAGACGCGTGGCTCGGCCCCGAGCCCCTGGCCCTGTGCGGGCAGCTGGAGAAGCGGATTCAACAGCAGAACACGGGGAAGAGGCCCGTG cTCCCGTCTGCTCCTGTGAGCCGTGGGTTTCCTACACTGAGCCGCGGGACGAGCGAGGACAGCGGGCGACGGATGCCGAGCGCCGGCCGGCGAAGGCGGCCTCTGCCCTCTCCCCGCCCGCCGCACACGGTCCCTGCTCACCCCGAACGCCGCGCTCGACGCCCCAAACCCGACGCCCCCGTGGAGCCCATGCG ACGCCGGAAGTCAGGGCTGGGGCTTCGACTCGAGCCCTGGCTGGCTGTGGCCAcgggccccagcccctgggtgtcTGTGCTTCCAGAGGTGGCTGCCTGA